In Pseudomonadota bacterium, the following proteins share a genomic window:
- a CDS encoding transketolase, translating into MRETSMRMVHELAKRDPRVVFIGSDLGVGTLDAMRKEMPDRFFMEGVSEAAIIGMAAGLAMDGYIPYVCTIATFLTRRCYEQVAVDLCLHNLPVRLIANGGGLVYAPLGPTHMAIEDIAIMRALPNMTVVAPADAEEMRRFMVTTLDWPGPIYIRLAKGGDKVVTKPEHGFAIGRAIELKRAGQAAALCTGVMADRALAAAELLAPDGIDLGVLHLPTVKPLDEAAVLDAARQAGLVVTIEEHSRIGGLGAAVVELFADEAVSVPTLRLALPDEFPDDYGSQEHLLERAGLHPQEIARRIRDAIAARH; encoded by the coding sequence ATGCGCGAGACCAGCATGCGCATGGTGCACGAGCTGGCCAAGCGTGACCCGCGCGTGGTGTTCATCGGCTCCGATCTCGGTGTCGGCACTCTGGACGCCATGCGCAAGGAGATGCCCGACCGCTTCTTCATGGAAGGCGTCTCCGAGGCGGCGATCATCGGCATGGCCGCCGGCCTCGCCATGGACGGCTACATCCCCTATGTGTGCACCATCGCCACCTTCCTCACGCGGCGCTGCTATGAGCAGGTGGCCGTCGATCTCTGCCTCCACAATCTGCCGGTGCGCCTGATCGCCAATGGCGGCGGCCTCGTATATGCGCCGCTGGGGCCGACGCACATGGCGATCGAGGACATTGCGATCATGCGGGCGCTGCCGAACATGACGGTGGTGGCGCCGGCCGATGCGGAAGAGATGCGCCGCTTCATGGTGACCACCCTCGATTGGCCGGGCCCGATCTACATTCGCCTCGCCAAGGGCGGCGACAAGGTGGTGACCAAGCCGGAGCACGGCTTTGCCATCGGCCGCGCGATCGAGCTGAAGCGCGCAGGCCAAGCCGCGGCCTTGTGCACGGGTGTTATGGCCGACCGTGCGCTCGCGGCCGCGGAGCTGCTGGCGCCTGATGGCATCGATCTCGGGGTCCTGCATCTGCCGACCGTCAAGCCGCTCGACGAGGCTGCGGTGCTCGACGCCGCGCGCCAAGCCGGTCTCGTAGTCACCATCGAGGAGCACAGCCGCATCGGCGGGCTCGGCGCCGCCGTGGTCGAACTCTTCGCCGACGAGGCCGTCTCGGTCCCGACCTTGCGCCTGGCACTTCCCGATGAGTTCCCGGACGACTATGGCAGCCAGGAGCATTTGCTCGAGCGCGCCGGACTCCACCCGCAGGAGATCGCGCGCCGGATCCGCGATGCGATCGCGGCCCGCCACTGA
- a CDS encoding transketolase, whose amino-acid sequence MSSASSIAGAPRQSPLDERSRQLRRLIIDALYGGGRGHVGAALSLVEILRVLYDDVLRVRPHEPRWPDRDRCLLSKGHGCLALYALLADKGFFPIAELSKQCKAGALLGGHPEVKTPGVEASTGALGHGLGIGVGLALAARMQRRPSRVIVVMGDGETDEGSVWEAALAAAKHKLTHLTAVIDYNKMQSYGRVADVLGLEPIADKWRAFGFAVAEADGHDVAQLRKTFARLPLANDRPSAVICHTVKGRGIPECEHNAAWHHKSRLSPEQAEALRQALESGPA is encoded by the coding sequence ATGAGTTCAGCGTCCTCGATTGCCGGTGCTCCGCGACAGAGTCCCCTCGACGAGAGATCGCGGCAGCTGCGCCGGCTCATCATCGACGCGCTCTACGGCGGGGGCCGCGGCCATGTCGGCGCGGCGCTATCGCTCGTCGAGATCCTTCGTGTTCTTTACGACGATGTCCTTCGCGTGCGCCCGCACGAGCCGCGCTGGCCGGATCGCGACCGCTGCCTCTTGAGCAAGGGCCATGGCTGCCTCGCTCTCTATGCGCTGCTCGCCGACAAAGGATTCTTTCCGATCGCGGAGCTGTCGAAGCAATGCAAGGCTGGAGCCTTGCTGGGCGGCCATCCCGAGGTGAAGACTCCGGGCGTCGAAGCCTCGACGGGGGCATTGGGACATGGCCTCGGCATCGGCGTCGGATTGGCTCTTGCCGCCCGCATGCAGCGCCGGCCGAGCCGGGTAATCGTGGTCATGGGCGACGGCGAGACCGATGAAGGCTCGGTGTGGGAAGCGGCGTTGGCTGCCGCCAAGCACAAGCTGACGCATCTCACCGCCGTGATCGACTACAACAAAATGCAGTCCTACGGCCGGGTCGCCGACGTGTTGGGGCTCGAGCCGATCGCCGACAAATGGCGCGCCTTCGGCTTCGCAGTGGCCGAGGCCGATGGCCACGATGTCGCCCAGCTCCGGAAGACCTTCGCTAGGCTGCCGCTCGCCAACGATCGCCCCAGCGCCGTCATTTGCCATACGGTCAAGGGTCGAGGCATCCCCGAATGCGAGCACAATGCCGCTTGGCATCACAAGTCGAGGCTGTCGCCGGAGCAGGCCGAAGCCTTGCGCCAAGCGCTCGAGAGCGGGCCGGCATAA
- a CDS encoding TIGR04372 family glycosyltransferase has protein sequence MADARAPADALTAKIDCILGPSPWEGIARGLLGRASPPFDDGSIIRQLGRAAVMGTPLDRAVKSIEEVRLALAGAFGAEAPPGFPNNAREFVRFAVHVGRYLESLGDDPAPTAFAPVAPALRRIASHLQENGSVLVLVLYLVRSLLHTPDDASELRKLALAVRGLYQEVASLPGALVLFRAFVSIGRRASVLDPGEVDIHYELGVALNDMGRFDEAFLAYSAALDAQEKRRPTAPDTYQNIEILLNGLLLGVGHIAYLDYYIKLQKLGWRPERKLVVLVYSDRPFNREFLDYWRRYVTLVEEPQQIAALQPYANILDVKINAVIEAKGKRAWCHHIMADAQKAWEEEGRPPLIALKPSDYIRGWDALERVGLKRGDWFVCVHVREGGFKDEKLRYSANADIGTFLPAMRHIVERGGWVLRMGDPSMSMLPKMDGVIDYANSELRSEWMDIFCCAQCRFYLGTSSGLIHVPFAFHIPSIATNWTPISARPYGGRDLFIPKLYRSSRNERLLGFAEAWQPPLGQCYNANVFAAQGVELVDNTEDEIFGVVTEMMQRLDGSFQATGEDQELQRRFDAIAVSHASRYGSYGLNSRIGRDFLRGHSDLL, from the coding sequence ATGGCTGACGCGCGCGCGCCTGCAGACGCACTCACCGCGAAGATCGATTGCATCCTCGGCCCGTCGCCATGGGAAGGCATCGCCCGCGGGCTTCTGGGCCGCGCAAGCCCGCCCTTCGATGACGGCAGCATCATTCGCCAACTTGGCCGGGCCGCCGTGATGGGCACGCCTTTGGACCGGGCCGTCAAGTCGATCGAAGAGGTGCGGCTGGCGCTGGCGGGGGCTTTTGGCGCCGAGGCCCCTCCCGGCTTCCCCAACAACGCCCGCGAGTTCGTGCGCTTCGCCGTCCACGTCGGCAGGTATTTGGAGTCGCTGGGCGACGATCCCGCGCCGACAGCCTTTGCACCCGTGGCACCGGCCCTTCGACGTATTGCCTCGCATCTGCAAGAAAACGGCTCGGTGCTCGTCCTCGTTCTCTATCTCGTCCGATCGCTCCTGCACACGCCCGATGACGCGAGCGAGCTCAGAAAGCTCGCCCTCGCGGTTCGCGGCCTTTATCAGGAGGTCGCCTCGCTGCCCGGCGCGCTGGTGCTGTTCCGCGCCTTCGTGTCGATCGGGCGGCGGGCGAGTGTCCTCGATCCCGGGGAGGTCGACATTCACTACGAGCTGGGCGTCGCGCTTAACGACATGGGTCGCTTCGACGAGGCGTTCCTTGCCTATTCAGCCGCGCTGGATGCTCAGGAAAAGCGCCGCCCGACTGCGCCAGACACCTATCAGAATATCGAGATCCTCCTCAACGGCCTCCTCTTGGGCGTCGGGCATATCGCCTATCTCGACTATTACATCAAGCTGCAGAAGCTGGGGTGGCGCCCCGAGCGCAAGCTGGTCGTGCTCGTCTACAGCGATCGCCCATTCAATCGGGAATTCCTCGACTATTGGCGTCGCTACGTGACGCTGGTGGAGGAACCGCAGCAGATCGCCGCGCTGCAGCCCTACGCGAACATTCTCGATGTGAAGATCAACGCCGTCATCGAAGCCAAGGGCAAACGGGCGTGGTGCCATCACATCATGGCGGATGCGCAGAAGGCCTGGGAGGAGGAAGGACGGCCGCCGCTCATCGCCCTCAAGCCGAGCGACTACATCCGCGGCTGGGATGCGCTGGAGCGCGTGGGTCTAAAGCGCGGCGACTGGTTCGTCTGCGTGCATGTGCGCGAGGGCGGCTTCAAAGACGAGAAGCTCCGCTACTCCGCCAATGCCGATATCGGGACATTTCTGCCGGCAATGCGGCACATTGTCGAACGCGGCGGCTGGGTGCTGCGCATGGGCGATCCGTCCATGAGCATGCTCCCGAAGATGGATGGGGTCATCGACTACGCCAACTCGGAGCTGCGCAGCGAGTGGATGGACATATTCTGCTGCGCCCAATGCCGCTTCTACCTCGGCACCTCCTCCGGCCTCATCCACGTCCCATTCGCCTTTCACATCCCCTCAATCGCAACCAATTGGACGCCGATTTCCGCCAGACCCTATGGCGGCCGCGACCTGTTCATTCCCAAGCTTTATCGCTCGAGCCGCAATGAGCGCCTGCTCGGCTTCGCCGAGGCTTGGCAACCGCCGCTCGGCCAGTGCTACAACGCCAACGTCTTCGCCGCGCAGGGCGTGGAGCTGGTGGACAACACCGAGGATGAGATCTTCGGCGTCGTCACCGAGATGATGCAACGCCTGGATGGGTCGTTCCAGGCAACCGGCGAGGATCAGGAGCTTCAGCGTCGGTTCGACGCCATCGCCGTCAGCCACGCCAGCCGCTACGGGAGCTACGGGCTCAACAGCCGCATCGGCCGCGATTTCCTGCGAGGCCACAGCGACCTACTCTGA
- a CDS encoding SIS domain-containing protein gives MKPAKKPPAPGDPGTADRLRRYLAVLTGVLAEAEATAADGSPISMGAATDWTIATARAAHAAGNKLMFIGNGGSAAIASHMANDFSKNGGMRSLAFNDGAFLTCLGNDYGYEHVFAKQVEFHARAGDLLVAISASGRSPNILNGVRAAAAAGCKVLTLSGFGADNPLRRMGEVNVYLPSKEYGFVESGHLTLLGGILDLAMGWGASRQ, from the coding sequence ATGAAGCCGGCCAAGAAGCCGCCGGCCCCGGGCGACCCCGGCACCGCCGATCGGTTGCGCCGTTACCTGGCGGTCTTGACCGGGGTCTTGGCCGAGGCGGAAGCGACCGCCGCTGACGGCAGTCCCATTTCCATGGGGGCGGCAACGGACTGGACCATCGCCACCGCGCGCGCCGCCCATGCCGCCGGCAACAAACTCATGTTCATCGGCAATGGCGGCTCGGCGGCGATCGCCAGCCACATGGCGAACGACTTCTCCAAGAATGGCGGCATGCGCTCTCTTGCCTTCAATGACGGAGCGTTCCTCACCTGCCTCGGCAACGACTACGGCTATGAGCACGTCTTTGCCAAGCAGGTGGAGTTCCATGCCCGCGCCGGCGATCTCCTGGTGGCGATCAGCGCCTCGGGGCGCTCGCCCAACATCTTGAACGGCGTTCGGGCGGCCGCTGCGGCGGGCTGCAAAGTGCTCACCTTGAGCGGATTCGGTGCGGACAACCCATTGCGCCGCATGGGCGAGGTCAACGTCTATCTGCCCTCGAAGGAATATGGCTTCGTCGAATCGGGGCATCTGACCCTGCTCGGCGGGATCCTCGATCTCGCCATGGGCTGGGGTGCTTCGAGGCAATGA
- a CDS encoding DegT/DnrJ/EryC1/StrS family aminotransferase, giving the protein MADSTGFITPLRDIPWWRTEVGEEEVARLLAAVRGERISAGALTLEFESALALELGVAHAVCTTSGTSALLLSLMAIGVGRGDEVIVPARTFIATAHAAYWLGAEVVLADCLLDSPNLDTEALDRLVTPRTKVIMPVHLNGRAVDMDRLLAVARPRGIAVVEDAAQALFSRDSMGRHLGTIGDAGCYSFGMTKLVSTGQGGAVVTNRADLAKRLRLARNHGVEDLQTHEYLVPGLNFKFTDLQAAVGLGQLASRTQKVERSLAIYRAYESVLQRYGFVRMVPVDVEHGEVPLWVEVASPVRERLMTYLAEKGVQTRRFLPCLDTAPHFRSDRRFANSARFHREGFILPCGPAQPIGNVARVAEILQSFPA; this is encoded by the coding sequence GTGGCTGATTCGACGGGCTTTATAACGCCGCTGCGCGACATCCCGTGGTGGCGAACAGAGGTCGGCGAGGAGGAGGTCGCGCGGCTGCTAGCGGCCGTGCGCGGCGAGCGGATCAGCGCGGGCGCGCTCACCCTTGAGTTCGAGTCGGCGCTGGCGCTGGAGCTGGGCGTCGCCCATGCGGTTTGCACCACCAGCGGCACCAGCGCGCTCCTGCTCTCCCTGATGGCGATCGGCGTCGGCCGCGGCGACGAAGTCATCGTGCCTGCCCGCACCTTCATCGCGACCGCGCATGCCGCCTACTGGCTCGGTGCGGAGGTGGTGCTGGCGGACTGCCTCCTGGACAGCCCCAATCTCGACACCGAAGCGCTGGACCGCCTGGTGACCCCTCGCACCAAGGTCATCATGCCGGTGCACCTGAACGGACGGGCGGTCGATATGGACCGATTGCTGGCCGTGGCCCGGCCGAGGGGCATCGCGGTCGTCGAGGACGCCGCGCAGGCGTTGTTCAGCCGCGATTCCATGGGACGGCATCTCGGCACCATCGGCGATGCCGGGTGCTACTCATTCGGCATGACCAAGCTCGTGTCGACCGGTCAGGGCGGTGCGGTGGTGACCAACCGCGCGGACCTCGCCAAACGCCTCAGACTCGCGCGCAACCATGGCGTGGAAGATCTGCAAACCCATGAATACCTGGTGCCCGGGCTCAATTTCAAATTCACTGACTTGCAAGCTGCGGTCGGCCTAGGGCAGCTGGCGAGCCGTACCCAGAAGGTGGAGCGATCGCTTGCGATCTACCGCGCCTACGAGTCGGTGCTGCAGCGCTACGGTTTCGTGCGCATGGTGCCGGTGGATGTCGAGCATGGCGAGGTGCCGCTTTGGGTCGAGGTGGCCTCGCCCGTACGCGAGCGGTTGATGACCTATCTTGCCGAGAAGGGTGTGCAGACCCGCCGATTCCTGCCGTGCCTCGACACCGCCCCGCATTTCCGCAGCGACCGGCGCTTCGCGAACTCGGCACGCTTCCACCGCGAGGGCTTCATCCTGCCCTGTGGACCGGCGCAGCCCATTGGGAACGTTGCCAGAGTGGCAGAGATATTGCAGAGCTTTCCGGCATGA
- a CDS encoding SDR family oxidoreductase: protein MGQAAAGGRGTDLVTGGAGFIGSHVVDALLRRGRRVRVVDNFATGRPANLGQHQGNPALTVIEADVADMEAMRKAAAGTERVFHLAALADIVPSIQRPEAYFRANVDGTFAALEASRAAGVRRFVYTASSSCYGLAEVFPTPETAQIDTRYPYALTKYLGERLVLHWASVYGLPALSLRLFNVYGPRARTSGTYGAVFGVFLAQKLAGKPMTVVGDGEQTRDFTFVTDVARAFLMAGESDRSGEVYNVGTGRPQSVNRLVELLGASGVEHLPKRPGEPDCTHADTRRIERDLGWRVEVSFEEGVQRMLEVIEHWREAPVWSKDKIAEATTDWFKYLGAPGAGTGHGR from the coding sequence ATGGGACAAGCAGCGGCCGGCGGCCGCGGGACCGACCTTGTTACCGGCGGGGCCGGATTTATCGGCAGCCATGTGGTCGACGCCCTGTTGCGTCGCGGCCGGCGCGTACGGGTCGTCGATAACTTCGCCACCGGCCGGCCAGCGAATCTGGGTCAGCACCAAGGCAATCCGGCGCTCACGGTCATCGAGGCGGATGTGGCCGATATGGAGGCCATGCGCAAGGCCGCAGCCGGAACCGAGCGGGTATTTCACCTCGCGGCCCTGGCCGATATCGTGCCCTCGATCCAACGCCCGGAGGCGTATTTCCGGGCCAATGTCGATGGCACCTTCGCTGCCCTGGAGGCCTCCCGGGCCGCCGGTGTGAGGCGCTTCGTCTATACCGCCTCGTCCTCCTGCTATGGCCTTGCCGAGGTATTTCCCACGCCCGAAACGGCTCAGATCGATACGCGCTATCCCTATGCCTTGACCAAGTACCTGGGCGAACGGCTGGTCCTGCACTGGGCTTCGGTCTACGGGTTGCCGGCGCTGTCGTTGCGGCTCTTCAACGTCTATGGGCCCAGGGCCCGCACCTCGGGCACCTATGGCGCCGTCTTCGGCGTCTTTCTCGCCCAGAAGCTGGCCGGCAAACCCATGACCGTGGTCGGCGACGGCGAGCAGACGCGGGATTTCACCTTCGTCACCGACGTCGCCCGCGCTTTTCTCATGGCGGGCGAATCGGATCGCTCCGGAGAGGTGTATAATGTGGGTACGGGCCGGCCGCAGAGCGTCAACCGGCTGGTCGAGCTGTTGGGGGCGAGCGGGGTGGAGCATCTTCCCAAACGACCGGGCGAGCCGGATTGCACCCATGCGGACACGCGGCGCATCGAGCGCGATTTGGGCTGGCGCGTGGAGGTCTCCTTCGAGGAGGGGGTCCAGCGCATGCTGGAGGTGATCGAGCATTGGCGCGAGGCGCCGGTGTGGTCGAAGGACAAGATCGCCGAGGCGACCACGGATTGGTTCAAATATCTGGGCGCCCCCGGGGCAGGCACCGGGCATGGCCGCTAA
- a CDS encoding phosphotransferase, which yields MTDDGEPAAGDIARIAQRLLGGPVDAVERIAGGGNNRLYLVSAGSTRFALKHYATRDGDARDRLGNEFNALRLVAPKLPGSVPQPVAADPDSGWAAYEWIEGWRLLTGSPADLDAMLDFVARLLPLRSDPLAQELPSASEACLSLAELIRQNHRRLARLRESPDPSLRQFLAGELEPLLEAFAARALRSYAAAGIDPDAELAPERRVLSPSDFGFHNMLLRPDGSRVFLDFEYFGWDDPAKLAADVTWHPAMCLPPEESRRFNDRMAALLAEDSEFPRRLAQFLPLIGIRWCLIVLNEFLPERWIRRRHAGGDGDWEAAKARQLAKARVLYTAIVAGYHPSQ from the coding sequence ATGACCGATGATGGCGAGCCCGCCGCCGGAGACATTGCGCGGATCGCCCAGCGACTGCTCGGGGGGCCCGTCGACGCCGTCGAACGGATTGCCGGCGGCGGCAATAACCGCCTCTATCTGGTGTCCGCAGGCTCCACCCGCTTTGCCCTGAAGCACTACGCGACCCGGGACGGTGATGCCCGGGACCGCCTGGGCAACGAGTTCAACGCCCTCAGGCTGGTCGCCCCGAAGCTTCCCGGCAGCGTGCCCCAGCCGGTCGCGGCCGACCCTGACTCGGGCTGGGCGGCCTATGAATGGATCGAGGGCTGGCGGCTCTTGACGGGTTCGCCCGCAGACCTCGACGCCATGCTGGACTTTGTCGCCCGCCTCCTGCCCCTACGCTCGGATCCCCTGGCGCAGGAACTGCCGTCGGCTTCCGAGGCTTGTCTGTCGCTCGCCGAGCTGATCCGGCAGAACCATCGACGTCTCGCCCGGCTTCGCGAATCTCCGGATCCCAGCCTCCGGCAGTTCCTCGCGGGCGAGCTCGAGCCCCTGCTGGAAGCCTTCGCCGCGCGCGCCCTCCGCTCCTATGCAGCTGCCGGGATCGATCCCGATGCCGAGCTGGCACCCGAGCGGCGCGTTCTCTCTCCCTCGGATTTCGGCTTCCACAACATGCTGCTCCGGCCCGATGGCAGCCGGGTATTCCTCGATTTCGAGTATTTCGGTTGGGATGATCCAGCGAAGCTCGCTGCCGACGTCACCTGGCATCCGGCGATGTGTTTACCGCCCGAGGAAAGCAGGCGATTCAACGACCGTATGGCGGCGCTGCTCGCCGAGGACAGCGAGTTTCCTCGACGCCTGGCGCAGTTCCTGCCTCTCATCGGCATACGCTGGTGCCTCATCGTGTTGAACGAGTTCCTGCCGGAGCGCTGGATCCGTCGCCGTCATGCCGGCGGTGACGGCGACTGGGAGGCGGCCAAGGCCCGTCAGCTGGCCAAGGCCCGCGTTCTTTACACGGCGATCGTAGCGGGCTATCACCCAAGCCAATGA
- a CDS encoding adenylyltransferase/cytidyltransferase family protein, which yields MAANSQANERRTPPPGRRRVDQAERTRPARSKIRTVDDLARITQDARAAGQKVVLAHGVFDLVHLGHVRHLEAARRHGDLLIVSVTADAFVNKGPGRPAFADYLRAEVLAALEYVDWVCVSNSTDAIEVITRIKPDFYAKGSDYAEPAADLTGKITEERQAVEAHGGRLVLTDEVTSSSTKLINRYLNILDPALREYLERLRSEVSFEQIQELVDGVRDYRVLMVGDAIVDEYQYVAPMGKAAKENMIATLFKDRELFAGGVIAAANHVSNFCAEVDVITCVGSEDSQEELLFRARNENVNLRLIERPGAPTTRKCRFVDPAYMRKLFEVYTMEDTPLDREREQELQSMLKESIAGYDLVIVTDFGHGFIGPSTVKLLTETAPFLAINAQSNSANMGFNLITKYPRADYLCIDAPEARLATGDKFAEIEEIATKRLPALIDCQRLILTHGGLGCYTYARKEGMNRIPAMTRTVVDTVGAGDAFLAITSPLVKAGGNMKVIGFIGNVVGALKVGIVGHRSSVDKASVLKSVKALLQ from the coding sequence ATGGCCGCTAACTCCCAAGCCAATGAGCGGCGCACCCCGCCGCCGGGGAGGCGGCGAGTGGACCAGGCCGAGCGCACCCGGCCGGCGCGCTCGAAGATCCGCACCGTCGACGATCTGGCTCGGATCACCCAGGACGCAAGAGCCGCCGGCCAGAAGGTCGTCCTTGCCCACGGCGTCTTCGATCTCGTGCATTTGGGCCATGTGCGCCATCTCGAGGCCGCCCGCCGGCACGGCGACCTCCTGATCGTCTCGGTCACCGCCGACGCCTTCGTCAACAAGGGGCCCGGACGACCGGCGTTCGCCGATTATCTCCGGGCCGAGGTGCTGGCCGCCCTCGAATATGTGGACTGGGTCTGCGTCAGCAACTCGACCGATGCGATCGAGGTGATCACCCGCATCAAGCCCGACTTCTATGCCAAAGGCTCGGACTATGCCGAACCCGCCGCCGACTTGACCGGCAAGATCACCGAGGAGCGGCAGGCGGTGGAGGCCCATGGCGGCCGGCTGGTGCTGACCGACGAGGTGACCTCAAGCTCGACCAAGCTCATCAACCGCTACCTCAATATCCTCGATCCGGCGTTGAGGGAATATCTCGAGCGGCTGCGCAGCGAGGTCAGCTTCGAGCAGATCCAGGAGCTTGTCGACGGCGTGCGCGACTATCGCGTGCTCATGGTCGGCGACGCCATCGTTGATGAGTATCAATACGTGGCGCCGATGGGCAAGGCGGCCAAGGAAAACATGATCGCGACCCTGTTCAAGGATCGCGAGCTCTTTGCCGGCGGCGTCATCGCTGCCGCCAACCACGTTTCCAACTTCTGCGCAGAGGTTGACGTCATCACCTGTGTCGGCAGCGAGGATAGCCAGGAGGAGCTGCTGTTCCGGGCCCGCAACGAGAACGTCAACCTGCGCCTCATCGAGCGGCCTGGAGCGCCCACCACGCGCAAGTGCCGGTTCGTGGATCCGGCCTATATGCGCAAGCTGTTCGAGGTCTACACGATGGAGGACACGCCGCTCGACCGCGAGCGGGAGCAAGAGCTGCAGAGCATGCTCAAGGAAAGTATCGCCGGCTATGACCTGGTGATCGTCACCGATTTCGGCCACGGCTTTATCGGTCCGTCCACGGTCAAGCTCCTCACCGAGACGGCGCCCTTCCTTGCCATCAACGCGCAATCGAACAGCGCCAATATGGGCTTCAACCTCATCACCAAATATCCGCGCGCCGACTATCTCTGCATCGACGCGCCGGAGGCGCGATTGGCGACCGGCGACAAGTTCGCCGAAATCGAGGAGATTGCCACCAAGCGGCTGCCGGCCCTGATCGATTGCCAGCGCCTGATCCTGACCCATGGCGGGCTTGGCTGCTACACCTATGCGCGCAAGGAAGGGATGAACCGCATTCCGGCGATGACGCGCACGGTGGTCGACACCGTCGGCGCCGGCGATGCCTTCCTCGCCATCACTTCGCCTTTGGTCAAGGCCGGCGGCAACATGAAGGTCATCGGCTTCATCGGCAACGTGGTGGGCGCGCTCAAGGTCGGCATCGTCGGCCACCGCTCCTCGGTCGACAAGGCCTCGGTCTTGAAGTCGGTGAAGGCGCTCCTGCAATGA
- a CDS encoding methyltransferase domain-containing protein gives MRPLFATRVDCRLCRSRRLETVVPLSAIPAATPTFAVPGADQNHPAFTEAIPLGLDLCRDCGMLQVSVIVSPELTYRNYVYRTSGSLGLAEHFARYAGEVRESVKPATGALVVEIGSNDGTLLRCFAEAGHLVLGIDPAEEIARSATASGVETWPRFFNGALGREVRAKYGPAQIIIANNVFANIDDLSDLVSGLKELLASDGVFVMETQYGADVITKTLLDTVYHEHLSYFMVRPLQRFFAASGLELIDVQNIWTKGGSIRLGVQHAGGPRRVASSVARLVADEIRLGMDQPAFYRPLVEHVASLRARLGELVEAERQRGRGIAGYGVSVGTTTLIAQFDLAAKIDFLMDDDPRRGDHLIGPGYRLPIRRPSELDLEKTGAVVIFAWRYADPIMAKHSRYLAGGGKFIVPLPDVAVHGG, from the coding sequence ATGCGGCCGCTCTTCGCGACTCGAGTGGATTGCCGTTTGTGCCGTTCCAGGCGCTTGGAGACCGTGGTGCCGCTCAGCGCCATCCCGGCCGCCACGCCGACCTTCGCTGTGCCCGGTGCCGACCAGAACCACCCCGCCTTCACCGAAGCGATACCCCTCGGGCTCGATCTTTGCCGCGACTGCGGCATGCTGCAGGTCAGCGTCATCGTCAGCCCTGAGCTCACCTATCGCAACTACGTTTATCGTACATCCGGCTCGCTCGGCCTGGCCGAGCACTTCGCCCGCTATGCCGGGGAGGTGCGGGAATCGGTCAAACCGGCGACTGGGGCGCTCGTTGTCGAGATCGGTTCGAATGACGGCACGCTCCTGCGCTGCTTTGCCGAAGCGGGCCACCTCGTGCTTGGCATCGATCCGGCCGAGGAGATCGCCCGGAGCGCCACGGCAAGCGGGGTCGAGACCTGGCCGCGCTTCTTTAACGGCGCGCTCGGCCGCGAGGTCCGGGCGAAATACGGTCCTGCCCAGATCATTATCGCCAACAACGTATTCGCCAACATCGATGACCTCAGCGATCTCGTCAGCGGCCTGAAGGAGCTGCTGGCTTCCGACGGCGTCTTTGTGATGGAGACCCAATACGGCGCCGATGTGATCACGAAGACGCTGCTGGACACCGTCTATCACGAGCACCTCTCCTATTTCATGGTGCGGCCGCTGCAGCGTTTCTTCGCTGCGTCAGGGCTCGAGCTCATCGACGTCCAAAACATCTGGACCAAGGGCGGTTCGATCCGCCTCGGCGTCCAGCATGCCGGCGGCCCTCGGCGCGTGGCATCGTCGGTTGCGAGGTTGGTCGCCGATGAAATCCGCCTAGGCATGGACCAGCCGGCCTTCTACCGACCGCTGGTCGAGCACGTGGCCTCGCTCAGGGCGAGACTGGGCGAGCTGGTCGAGGCAGAGCGCCAACGTGGACGCGGCATCGCCGGATACGGCGTCTCCGTCGGCACGACGACGCTCATCGCGCAGTTCGATCTTGCGGCAAAGATCGATTTCCTTATGGACGACGATCCGCGGCGGGGGGATCACCTCATCGGGCCGGGATACCGGCTGCCGATCCGCCGGCCGAGCGAGCTCGATCTTGAGAAGACGGGCGCGGTCGTGATCTTCGCCTGGCGCTATGCAGACCCGATCATGGCCAAGCATTCGCGCTATCTCGCCGGCGGCGGCAAGTTCATCGTGCCGCTGCCCGATGTCGCGGTGCATGGCGGGTAG